Below is a genomic region from Candidatus Dormiibacterota bacterium.
CCCGCCGCTGGCCCTCGACCAAGGCCTGGGCACCGGTGGGCATGCGCCGGAACGCGCCCACGTGGGCGACGACCGCGATCGGATGGAGGTCGGCGAGGCTGACGTCGTCGACCTCGGCGCTGCGCTGCACCGCCAGCACCACCCGGCCGTCGGCGCCGACCGCGGCCTCCAGGGCGCCCACCGACCGCGGCCGGCCGGCGCCGAGGGGCGCCAGCTGCTGGGGGAAGACGACGTTGTCGCGCAGGGGCACGACCGGCAGCGTCTCGACGGCGGGCTCGCCGGCGGCGCGCACCTCGTCACGCGGGTCCATGGACGGGGGGATCTCCTTCAACCTCGAGGGGCCTAGCGTACCCGGCCCTCACCGGTGAGGGCCGG
It encodes:
- a CDS encoding LON peptidase substrate-binding domain-containing protein, yielding MDPRDEVRAAGEPAVETLPVVPLRDNVVFPQQLAPLGAGRPRSVGALEAAVGADGRVVLAVQRSAEVDDVSLADLHPIAVVAHVGAFRRMPTGAQALVEGQRR